One Peromyscus leucopus breed LL Stock chromosome 6, UCI_PerLeu_2.1, whole genome shotgun sequence genomic region harbors:
- the LOC114683366 gene encoding LOW QUALITY PROTEIN: Fc receptor-like protein 1 (The sequence of the model RefSeq protein was modified relative to this genomic sequence to represent the inferred CDS: inserted 1 base in 1 codon; deleted 2 bases in 1 codon) has translation MLPWLLLLICALLCEPADLVLQPVLEFSPSHPVEGHSMTLTCRSSSLQRPYIQFRFCFLGDGRVLGSGCSSSPKLQIPAVWRKSPKSYRCAAEATAQKVTKWSLTTKIPVQRIPVSDVXLETRPPGGWVMEGSKLVLVCSVANATGNITYFWYRGALGSNLETKIQHSLTAEFEIVEAKSSDAEQYYCAADNGFGPVLSELVDITVRVPVSRPVLTFGDSGTQAVLGDVVELHCEAPRGSPPIFYQFYHENVRLGSSSAPSAGGASFNFSVTAEHSGNYFCEASNGQGAQRSEVVTLNLTESSGADLSSVPIEAGSSHLSSGVTEWLLGCLGPITMVLIFCYWLKRKIGRQRDDPLRSPPRPAFQESSYLNSPDPRQLQSVYENVNIVSGDDIYSLVYHTQQEMEPAVAQHMRTHGASEVSSDIYSKARKINIADVDYEDPM, from the exons ATGCTACCTTGGCTCCTGCTGTTGATCTGTG CTCTGCTCTGTGAACCCGCTG ATCTGGTTCTACAGCCTGTGCTGGAATTCAGTCCTTCCCATCCTGTAGAGGGGCATTCCATGACCCTGACCTGCAGGTCCAGTTCCTTG CAGAGGCCGTATATTCAGTTCCGGTTCTGCTTCTTGGGTGATGGCCGGGTTCTTGGGTCCGGCTGCAGCAGCTCCCCAAAGCTTCAGATCCCTGCCGTGTGGAGGAAAAGCCCAAAGTCTTATCGGTGTGCAGCTGAAGCGACAGCCCAGAAGGTCACAAAGTGGAGCCTGACAACCAAGATACCTGTGCAGA GAATCCCTGTCTCTGATG AACTGGAGACCCGGCCCCCAGGGGGATGGGTGATGGAGGGAAGCAAACTGGTCCTCGTTTGCTCAGTTGCTAATGCCACTGGAAACATAACATACTTCTGGTACAgaggggccctgggttcaaatctggAAACAAAGATACAGCACTCACTGACGGCGGAGTTTGAGATCGTGGAAGCGAAGAGCAGCGATGCCGAGCAATACTACTGTGCAGCTGACAATGGCTTTGGCCCTGTTCTCAGCGAGCTGGTGGACATCACTGTCAGAG TTCCAGTGTCTCGCCCTGTCCTTACCTTTGGGGACTCTGGAACCCAGGCTGTGCTGGGGGACGTGGTGGAGCTTCACTGTGAGGCCCCGAGAGGCTCTCCCCCAATCTTCTACCAGTTTTATCATGAGAACGTCCGTCTGGGGAGCAGCTCGGCCCCCTCTGCAGGAGGGGCATCCTTCAACTTCTCCGTAACCGCAGAACATTCTGGAAACTACTTCTGTGAGGCCAGCAATGGCCAGGGTGCCCAGCGAAGTGAGGTGGTGACTCTCAACCTAACAG AGAGCTCAGGTGCAGATCTCTCGTCAGTGCCCATTGAGGCTGGAAGCAGTCATCTCTCCTCAGGAGTCACTGAGTGGCTACTTGGCTGTCTGGGCCCCATCACCATGGTCCTAATATTTTGCTACTGGCTCAAGAGAAAAATAG GAAGACAACGGGATGATCCACTCAG GAGCCCTCCTAGGCCTGCGTTCCAAGAATCCAGCTACCTCAACTCACCTGACCCAAGGCAGCTACAGTCCGTGTATGAGAACG TGAATATTGTCAGTGGTGACGACATTTACTCACTGGTGTACCATACCCAGCAGGAGATGGAGCCAGCAGTGG CTCAGCACATGAGGACACACGGAGCAAGTGAG GTCTCTTCTGACATCTATTCTAAGGCAAGGAAGATAAACATTGCAGATGTGGACTATGAAGACCCTATGTAG